One Nostoc sp. CENA543 genomic window, CTTTTTTGCTGCGTAAAGGTAAGGTGATGCTGGCTGATGCTACTTCGGTGTAGCAAAGCAGGCTGAGGGAAAGTATGGTAAATGCAAGGTGCTTGGTTTGAGCAAGAATAGGCATTTTTTTATTTTGATTACTATTGTTTAGACTACAACCTGGGATTGCATTTAACATTTCTGGATCGGAATTTAGTATAATTGTTAGGACAATTGCCGTACAAAATCTAAATTATGAGTAAAAGCTATCATGGCAGACACAAAGGCTAGAAGTCGTCAAAAAAATTCAACCAGCTCTAAAGTTGAACGTCTCGAAGCACGTATCAGTAAAGAGCAAAAAGAATTATTCCAGCGTGCGGCTGATATTCAGGGTCGAACACTCACAGATTTTGTGATTAGCAGCGTTCTCAAGGCTGCTAATGAGGTTATTCAAGAACATGAAATAATGGTTTTAAGCAGACAAGACCAAGAGGTTTTTGTAGAAGCACTACTAAATCCACCAGCACCAAGCGAAAAACTGCGTGCTGCTGCTCAACGCTATAAACAAAACATGGGTGTGTAAGTGGCTTTATCTGATGATGATTATTTCATAGAGCCGCTAGGAAAGCATGACCGGGCGGCTTTTTGTTGTGGTGTTGAAGAACTAGACCGTTATTTAAAACAACAAGCCGGACAAGATGCTCGTAAGCGAGTGGCTGCTCCTTTTGTGTTAGTTGAAAAAAGTTCTGGTAGTATCGCTTGTTATTACACACTTTCAGCCACAAGTATTAAATTGGGAGAATTACCATTAGCAATAAGTAAAAAATTGCCAAAATATCCTATAGTTCCTGCAACCCTTCTTGGTCGATTAGCTGTAAATCAAAACCATCGCCAAAAAGGATTAGGAGAAA contains:
- a CDS encoding DUF1778 domain-containing protein, which gives rise to MADTKARSRQKNSTSSKVERLEARISKEQKELFQRAADIQGRTLTDFVISSVLKAANEVIQEHEIMVLSRQDQEVFVEALLNPPAPSEKLRAAAQRYKQNMGV
- a CDS encoding GNAT family N-acetyltransferase; protein product: MALSDDDYFIEPLGKHDRAAFCCGVEELDRYLKQQAGQDARKRVAAPFVLVEKSSGSIACYYTLSATSIKLGELPLAISKKLPKYPIVPATLLGRLAVNQNHRQKGLGEMLLMDALYRSLNSEIATTAVIVEAKDDDARSFYEHYNFMRFPDFSHRLFLMMETIAKMFA